In the genome of Natronorubrum sediminis, one region contains:
- a CDS encoding PHP domain-containing protein, with protein sequence MPYADLHVHTTRSDGSLELEAVPDAARRAGVEVVAVTDHDRLQPFDAPVVERAGVTIVNGIELRVETSSGDRVDLLGYGVEPTEELTALADGIQQNRIERGQAIVDCVESRFGVDLGCTVDDGFGRPHVARAVDSHPDLEFDYEGAFDHLIGYGDPCFVARDVPSFERGLEILEEACALVSLAHPFRYRNPDAALSLTSHPALEAVEVNYPYDGATVDRELLEETVERHDLLVTGGSDAHGESLGVAGLSSREYDALSVGET encoded by the coding sequence ATGCCCTACGCCGACCTCCACGTACACACGACGCGCTCCGATGGCAGCCTCGAACTCGAGGCGGTTCCCGACGCGGCCCGTCGCGCGGGCGTGGAGGTCGTCGCGGTGACGGATCACGATCGGCTACAGCCATTCGACGCGCCGGTCGTCGAACGAGCAGGAGTGACCATCGTTAATGGGATCGAACTGCGCGTTGAGACGTCGAGTGGCGATCGAGTCGATTTGCTCGGATACGGCGTCGAGCCAACCGAGGAACTCACGGCACTCGCGGACGGGATTCAGCAAAACCGGATCGAACGCGGGCAAGCTATCGTCGACTGCGTCGAATCGCGTTTCGGCGTCGACCTGGGCTGTACCGTCGACGACGGCTTCGGTCGCCCGCACGTCGCCCGCGCGGTCGACAGTCATCCCGACCTCGAGTTCGACTACGAGGGGGCGTTCGACCACCTCATCGGCTACGGCGACCCCTGTTTCGTCGCGAGGGACGTCCCCTCGTTCGAGCGCGGACTCGAGATTCTCGAGGAGGCGTGCGCGCTGGTCTCGCTCGCGCATCCGTTTCGATACCGCAATCCCGACGCGGCGCTGTCACTGACGAGTCATCCGGCTCTCGAGGCCGTCGAGGTGAACTATCCCTACGACGGCGCGACCGTCGATCGGGAACTGCTCGAGGAGACGGTCGAGCGCCACGACTTGCTCGTGACGGGTGGCAGCGACGCCCACGGGGAGAGCCTCGGCGTTGCTGGGCTCTCTTCTCGCGAGTACGACGCACTCAGCGTTGGCGAAACATGA
- a CDS encoding DUF6757 family protein produces MNCHYCDHEAAFAAESEGLKVGLCEEHFRERLQELAEADGLETLKEKVDVDRAE; encoded by the coding sequence ATGAACTGTCACTACTGTGACCACGAGGCCGCGTTCGCTGCGGAATCAGAGGGGCTCAAAGTCGGCCTCTGTGAGGAGCACTTTCGCGAACGGTTACAGGAACTCGCCGAAGCCGACGGACTCGAGACGTTGAAAGAGAAAGTCGACGTCGACCGCGCGGAGTAA
- a CDS encoding 4Fe-4S dicluster domain-containing protein: MAIDPQFHENREQVDEHEGHVVWGPVDEPEELGIHGTHVAVDFDLCIADGACLEDCPVDVFEWVDTPGHPESEEKADPAKEAQCIDCMLCVDVCPVDAIDVDAGRTA, translated from the coding sequence ATGGCCATAGATCCACAGTTTCACGAGAATCGCGAACAGGTCGACGAACACGAGGGCCACGTCGTCTGGGGACCGGTCGACGAACCCGAGGAACTCGGCATCCACGGCACCCACGTCGCAGTCGACTTCGACCTCTGTATCGCCGACGGTGCCTGTCTTGAGGACTGTCCCGTCGACGTCTTCGAGTGGGTCGACACCCCCGGTCACCCCGAAAGCGAGGAGAAGGCAGATCCGGCGAAGGAAGCCCAGTGTATCGATTGCATGCTCTGTGTCGACGTCTGTCCGGTCGACGCGATCGACGTCGACGCCGGCCGAACGGCCTGA
- a CDS encoding DUF5789 family protein → MVPTNAGEFAADYDYPVTTEELIEEQGDRTIELPNGSETVGDVLARLESETFETADDVRLALSCGVSNKAVGRIGYSDRDPTPVGSPYAPDAVSF, encoded by the coding sequence ATGGTTCCCACCAACGCTGGCGAATTCGCCGCTGACTACGACTACCCCGTGACGACCGAGGAACTGATCGAAGAGCAGGGTGACCGGACCATCGAACTGCCCAACGGTTCCGAAACCGTCGGCGACGTCCTCGCTCGTCTCGAGTCCGAGACGTTCGAAACGGCGGACGACGTTCGCCTCGCGCTCTCGTGTGGCGTCAGCAACAAGGCGGTTGGCCGAATCGGATACAGCGACCGCGACCCGACACCGGTCGGCAGTCCGTACGCGCCTGACGCCGTTTCCTTCTAA